A window of Castanea sativa cultivar Marrone di Chiusa Pesio chromosome 1, ASM4071231v1 contains these coding sequences:
- the LOC142628557 gene encoding uncharacterized protein LOC142628557 yields MKIGVGETLCNYANRYWELYNEISGGNENIAASTFRMGLPEESGLRESLTRRPPKDMRQLMRRIAEYKRLEDDRLQSKGKAPVINHPRHIGFQPRPREDLRIQEPEPGMGEVNVALKEPVHKIVNRIKNEPYFRWPNKMEDYPSRRNQNLYCTYHKDKGHTTEQCRVLKDHLEQFVKAGHLKEFVAATRNQEAGQADRLCRNPLPPHLGVI; encoded by the coding sequence ATGAAAATAGGGGTTGGGGAGACCCTTTGCAACTATGCTAACCGATACTGGGAACTGTATAACGAGATCAGTGGGGGCAATGAAAATATTGCAGCGAGCACTTTTCGAATGGGGTTACCCGAGGAATCTGGACTGAGGGAATCATTGACGAGAAGGCCTCCCAAGGATATGAGGCAATTGATGAGGCGCATCGCGGAGTATAAGCGATTGGAAGATGATCGGTTACAGAGCAAGGGGAAAGCCCCGGTCATAAATCATCCTCGGCATATCGGTTTCCAACCCAGACCCCGGGAAGATCTGAGGATTCAAGAGCCAGAGCCGGGAATGGGAGAAGTGAATGTAGCCCTCAAGGAACCGGTACACAAGATTGTCAATCGAATAAAAAACGAGCCGTACTTTAGGTGGCCGAACAAGATGGAGGACTACCCATCGAGAAGAAACCAAAATTTGTATTGTACATACCACAAAGATAAAGGGCACACCACCGAGCAATGCAGGGTATTGAAAGACCATCTGGAACAGTTCGTGAAAGCGGGGCATTTGAAAGAGTTTGTGGCAGCAACGAGAAATCAAGAGGCCGGGCAGGCGGATCGGTTGTGCAGAAATCCTCTCCCACCCCATTTGGGAGTAATATAA
- the LOC142628565 gene encoding uncharacterized protein LOC142628565, whose translation MNEDEVQDPEGSQGKDSSRRTKQSDEASNDLLRSMRKEMDELKNAMKGKIAKNLDRMVRRTDSPFTQKVLDYPLRPIFQLPQLDSNDGLKDPLDHTITFKMTLSLQETPNEIVCRSFPTTLKEAARVWEVLEVDEAEDWVQLTMFKAGLRSKKFVVALAKSPPASMTDLLIKAQKSMNVEDALTTIEVGGPRSSKTSSQNDQKGQKRERRNHLPNNDRGKRRDDKARKMVNFTPLVMLIYQILMQITDDYQLRWLKPLSGSPNARNKKKYCRFHRDHEHYTDECKDLKEQIEELI comes from the exons ATGAACGAAGATGAAGTACAAGACCCAGAAGGAAGCCAAGGGAAAGACAGCTCGAGGAGGACAAAGCAGTCTGACGAGGCAAGCAACGACCTCCTGAGGAGCATGAGgaaagagatggacgagctCAAGAATgcaatgaaaggaaaaatagcAAAGAACTTGGATAGGATGGTGAGAAGGACAGATTCCCCATTCACACAGAAAGTCCTCGATTACCCCCTCCGGCCGATATTCCAGCTTCCGCAGCTGGACTCGAATGACGGGTTgaaggacccattggatcacaCCATCACCTTTAAGATGACCTTGAGCCTGCAGGAAACCCCAAATGAAATAGTGTGTCGGTCCTTCCCGACTACCCTCAAGGAAGCAGCCCGAGTGTG GGAAGTACTAGAAGTGGACGAAGCTGAAGATTGGGTACAATTAACAATGTTCAAGGCAGGATTAAGATCCAAAAAGTTCGTTGTGGCACTCGCCAAGAGTCCTCCGGCATCAATGACAGATTTGCTCATAAAGGCTCAAAAGTCCATGAATGTAGAAGACGCTTTGACAACAATAGAGGTAGGTGGACCTCGATCATCCAAGACAAGTtctcaaaatgaccaaaaaggtcagaaaagggaaaggagaaaCCACCTGCCCAACAATGACAGGGGCAAACGAAGGGACGACAAGGCTCGAAAAATGGTAAACTTCACACCCCTAGTAATGCTCATTTACCAGATTTTAATGCAAATTACGGACGACTATCAACTGAGATGGCTAAAACCATTAAGCGGCTCACCCAATGCCCGGAACAAGAAAAAGTATTGTCGCTTCCACCGAGACCACGAACATTACACTGACGAGTGCAAAGACCTCAAAGAGCAAATAGAAGAGCTTATCTAG